From Acidicapsa acidisoli, the proteins below share one genomic window:
- a CDS encoding glycosyl hydrolase family 28 protein, which produces MTRNQTEGKILMNRRGFVLKAGLFAAGSAFGSSLVGCGSGELYIPCLGPAAEPAPVPGMTYIRASQIGCALDCNLENGRNKYSGGAATDDAPRINAAMAAASASNPITLILDGSALISGLYMPAGGYWSIAGLGCGTGFFIKSGSNSDGIHNGGPNAANPSDPGPPAPPRGANVSLSNFTLNGNQGNGRNGDSSTGTRQGNVANDWYFGINLMNLDNISIQNVVVVNTPAYHVRLSNVGHVTISGCVLRSSGENTDGLHFDGPANDIAISNCSFTTGDDAIALNCPEGYTGNISRVTVTNCTFNSLTLMRLYTVSPDWGPMFYIDDVKVTNCSGTVSNCAFLIGTCRYSNPNSVNGLIISDCSLTTPVVLDLAANWGTIVLTKVSHVPLNINQAPGFAFVRTSPVFAGMTYLGSSLSINNCTITNSEDFPVAALILENGSTINNLEFNGFAVQDASGTSFSTAPQLLNIMSGSIGQLALSSLNSAHIAVPVSAGGFSSIGSISGSGVLATGWEFPDSVMANNVPYISASTHQPSIKIDGVVESYTGA; this is translated from the coding sequence GTGACAAGGAATCAGACCGAAGGCAAAATTCTGATGAACAGACGCGGCTTCGTTCTGAAGGCCGGCTTATTCGCGGCGGGTTCGGCGTTCGGCTCTTCCCTCGTTGGCTGCGGAAGCGGAGAGCTTTATATCCCGTGTCTGGGTCCAGCCGCTGAGCCTGCGCCGGTCCCGGGAATGACCTATATTCGGGCCTCGCAGATTGGCTGCGCCCTCGACTGCAATCTTGAAAACGGGCGCAACAAGTACTCGGGCGGCGCTGCGACCGATGACGCGCCTCGGATCAATGCGGCGATGGCTGCCGCGTCCGCGAGCAATCCGATCACGCTCATCCTCGACGGGAGTGCGCTCATCTCCGGACTGTACATGCCGGCCGGCGGTTATTGGAGCATTGCGGGACTAGGCTGCGGAACGGGGTTCTTTATCAAGTCGGGCTCCAACAGCGATGGCATCCACAACGGCGGCCCGAATGCAGCCAATCCTTCCGATCCGGGACCGCCAGCCCCGCCGCGTGGTGCAAACGTCTCGCTCAGCAACTTCACCCTAAATGGCAACCAGGGAAACGGCCGCAACGGAGACTCCTCGACCGGTACGCGTCAGGGAAACGTGGCGAACGATTGGTACTTCGGAATCAACCTGATGAATCTGGACAACATCAGTATTCAAAATGTGGTTGTGGTAAATACCCCTGCTTACCACGTACGGCTCTCAAACGTCGGCCATGTCACGATCTCAGGGTGCGTGCTCAGAAGCAGCGGTGAAAACACGGACGGACTGCACTTCGACGGCCCGGCGAACGACATTGCGATTTCGAACTGCAGCTTCACCACCGGAGACGATGCGATTGCGCTGAATTGCCCAGAGGGTTACACCGGCAACATATCGCGTGTAACCGTCACCAACTGTACATTTAACAGCCTCACCCTGATGAGACTTTACACGGTCTCTCCGGACTGGGGGCCGATGTTCTATATCGACGATGTTAAAGTCACGAATTGCAGTGGTACAGTTTCGAATTGCGCTTTTCTGATTGGTACATGCCGGTACAGCAACCCAAACTCTGTCAATGGCTTGATTATCTCGGATTGCAGCCTTACAACCCCTGTGGTGCTGGATCTTGCAGCAAACTGGGGGACAATTGTGCTCACCAAGGTTTCCCATGTACCGCTCAATATCAATCAGGCTCCTGGGTTCGCCTTCGTGCGGACCTCACCGGTCTTCGCAGGAATGACCTACCTTGGCTCAAGTCTCTCCATCAACAATTGCACAATTACCAATAGCGAAGACTTCCCCGTCGCGGCCCTGATCCTGGAAAATGGCTCGACGATCAATAATTTGGAATTCAATGGATTTGCGGTGCAGGATGCATCTGGGACCTCTTTCTCCACCGCGCCCCAACTGCTCAACATCATGTCGGGATCAATCGGGCAATTGGCGCTCAGCTCTCTCAATAGTGCACACATCGCAGTTCCCGTATCCGCGGGCGGATTCTCGAGCATCGGATCTATTAGTGGGTCTGGCGTGCTGGCTACCGGCTGGGAATTTCCGGATTCTGTAATGGCAAATAATGTACCGTATATTTCGGCGAGCACACACCAGCCGTCGATCAAGATCGACGGCGTGGTTGAGTCCTATACGGGAGCTTGA
- a CDS encoding M24 family metallopeptidase, protein MLSRRRFLSASAAAATLPVLTATKGVAQFASSASSLPPALAALKDRRAEAKPISAAEREQRFERARELMRAQQIDAIALIGGTSLVYFTGIRWWNSERLFVAILPQKGAPFYVCPAFEEERAREQMREAPAGAASKVYTWQEDENPYALVAQGLKDLGLTTGKLGIEERVTFVFSDGVRKANPGFETVSATPVTAGCRAIKSTAELKLMQLANDVTLSVYEAAWKSVRPGITNRQVSEWIGAAYQLTGFPGDASCQVDAYSALPHGSIQPQVLKEGSLVLIDDGCVVEGYQSDISRSFTVGKATDKMKQVFDVVHRAQAAALAAAKPGVTCGSVDAAARKVIDDAGFGPDYAHFTHRVGHGIGMDGHEWPYLVRGNSQLLEAGMCFSDEPGIYLRGEFGIRLEDDMHITPDGAVLFTPQSHSLEEPFAQG, encoded by the coding sequence ATGCTTAGCCGCCGCCGCTTCCTCTCTGCCTCCGCAGCAGCCGCCACGCTGCCTGTCCTCACAGCAACCAAAGGCGTCGCCCAGTTCGCCTCCAGCGCCAGCAGCCTGCCGCCCGCGCTCGCTGCGTTGAAAGATCGCCGCGCGGAAGCAAAACCCATCTCGGCCGCCGAACGCGAACAGCGCTTCGAGCGCGCCCGCGAACTGATGCGTGCCCAGCAAATCGACGCCATTGCCCTCATCGGCGGAACTTCCCTCGTCTATTTCACCGGCATCCGCTGGTGGAACAGCGAGCGCCTCTTCGTCGCCATTTTGCCGCAAAAGGGCGCCCCGTTTTACGTCTGCCCGGCCTTTGAAGAGGAGCGCGCCCGCGAACAGATGCGCGAGGCTCCAGCAGGCGCAGCATCCAAAGTCTACACATGGCAGGAAGACGAGAATCCCTATGCGCTGGTGGCGCAGGGTCTCAAAGACCTTGGCCTGACCACAGGAAAATTGGGTATCGAAGAGCGCGTCACATTCGTCTTTTCCGACGGGGTTCGTAAAGCCAATCCGGGCTTCGAGACCGTCAGCGCCACCCCTGTGACAGCAGGATGCCGGGCCATCAAGAGCACAGCGGAACTCAAGCTGATGCAACTGGCCAATGACGTGACGCTATCGGTCTACGAGGCTGCGTGGAAGTCGGTTCGGCCCGGGATCACAAACCGGCAGGTCAGCGAGTGGATCGGCGCGGCGTATCAACTCACCGGCTTCCCGGGCGATGCAAGCTGCCAGGTGGATGCTTACTCTGCGTTACCCCACGGCTCGATCCAGCCGCAGGTACTGAAAGAGGGCAGTCTGGTCCTGATTGACGATGGCTGCGTCGTGGAAGGCTATCAATCCGACATCAGCCGAAGCTTTACCGTGGGCAAGGCGACCGACAAAATGAAACAGGTCTTTGACGTCGTCCATCGCGCCCAGGCTGCGGCACTCGCTGCGGCAAAGCCCGGCGTAACCTGCGGATCAGTCGATGCAGCAGCGCGCAAAGTGATCGACGACGCCGGATTCGGGCCGGATTACGCACATTTTACCCATCGTGTCGGTCACGGCATCGGCATGGATGGTCACGAGTGGCCATACCTGGTTCGAGGAAATTCGCAACTGCTGGAAGCAGGGATGTGCTTTTCGGACGAGCCCGGAATTTACCTGCGCGGCGAGTTCGGCATCCGGCTCGAAGACGACATGCACATTACACCCGATGGCGCTGTCCTGTTTACCCCTCAGAGCCACTCCCTCGAAGAGCCGTTTGCGCAGGGATAG
- a CDS encoding alpha/beta hydrolase domain-containing protein, producing MKLLSRMLLSFVFFWLATNVQARVVNVEVLSRTPIASNGSGMPAYEKIVARVHFAVSPENIHNRPIVDLEKAVRNPQGEVEFSSDLFLLRPVLDGNGHGNGEMLLEIPNRGGKGILPLVDGGKADPGSAADLGDAWLLRQGFTFASLGWQWDVVDTPDRLRLYAPIAYDSGGKHISGLLRDDFTPTEASVEVPLGHITGSGLGGTEYPAAAPDDPRNVLTVRDRPHGERQVIPRSQWAFAHTVDGKTIPSDRFLHLNSGFVPGRIYELVYVVQDPVVAGLGFAAVRDFVAWMKHSPDAIAPVRFSYAAGISQCGRFLRDFLYEGFNADESGGMVLDGVLAHVGGAGRGSFNYRFAQPSRDGQPTSSIDWPTDIFPFTDMPELDPAHPSSKAAGLLDAAGKERVAPRIFLSHTSYEYWGRAASLIHTTADGKADAPIGSNVRIYYYSGLQHFSVPFPPQMGTGNWASQQLPSPLPIKWFWRAMIANMDAWVRAGTAPPPSRYPKIADGTLVPVDKLAFPAVVPGLKPPADHAGGWDLDFGPDWHDGILSKQPPIVGFAYPALVPQVDADGNDLGGIRLPEIAVPLATYTGWNLRAAAMGAPDERIAFLGSFVPFHRTAVEAAAAHDPRVAIADRYKDYDDYRARFQKALEELVHERYILAEDAPQLAGRSQEEWDWITRYWEKNK from the coding sequence ATGAAGCTGCTCTCTCGAATGCTCCTGTCTTTCGTATTTTTCTGGCTTGCGACGAACGTGCAAGCCCGCGTTGTCAACGTGGAAGTGCTGTCGCGTACTCCGATTGCGTCCAATGGCTCCGGAATGCCGGCGTACGAAAAGATCGTCGCGCGGGTGCACTTCGCGGTCAGCCCGGAGAATATTCATAATCGGCCTATTGTCGATTTGGAGAAAGCGGTTAGAAATCCTCAAGGTGAGGTCGAATTCTCCTCTGATCTGTTTCTGCTGCGCCCCGTTCTTGACGGAAACGGCCACGGAAACGGCGAGATGCTGCTGGAGATTCCGAATCGCGGCGGCAAGGGGATTTTGCCGCTGGTGGACGGCGGCAAGGCCGACCCGGGAAGCGCGGCCGATCTGGGCGATGCGTGGCTGCTGCGGCAGGGGTTCACCTTTGCGTCGCTGGGCTGGCAGTGGGATGTTGTGGACACTCCGGACAGACTGCGGCTCTATGCGCCGATCGCGTATGACAGCGGCGGGAAACACATTTCGGGATTGCTTCGCGACGACTTCACTCCGACGGAAGCCTCCGTTGAAGTTCCGCTGGGCCACATCACGGGCAGCGGGCTGGGAGGGACGGAGTATCCTGCTGCTGCGCCCGACGATCCCCGGAACGTACTGACGGTCCGTGACAGGCCGCATGGCGAACGCCAGGTAATTCCGCGGTCGCAATGGGCCTTTGCACACACGGTTGACGGCAAAACGATCCCCAGCGATCGATTCCTGCACTTAAATTCAGGGTTTGTTCCAGGCAGAATTTATGAACTGGTGTACGTTGTGCAGGACCCGGTGGTGGCAGGTCTTGGCTTTGCCGCCGTGCGGGATTTCGTGGCGTGGATGAAGCATTCTCCGGATGCGATTGCGCCGGTGCGGTTCAGCTATGCGGCTGGGATTTCGCAGTGCGGGCGATTTCTGCGCGATTTTCTTTACGAGGGTTTCAACGCGGACGAATCCGGCGGGATGGTGCTGGATGGGGTGCTGGCACACGTGGGCGGCGCGGGGCGCGGCAGCTTCAATTACCGATTTGCGCAGCCTTCGCGCGATGGGCAGCCTACGTCTTCGATTGACTGGCCGACGGACATCTTTCCGTTCACTGACATGCCGGAACTAGACCCGGCACATCCTTCCAGTAAAGCCGCCGGGCTGCTGGATGCGGCCGGCAAAGAACGCGTTGCGCCCAGGATCTTCCTTTCGCACACTTCGTATGAGTACTGGGGGCGCGCTGCTTCGCTGATCCATACGACGGCGGACGGCAAGGCGGATGCGCCAATCGGCTCGAATGTCCGCATTTACTATTACTCGGGGTTGCAACACTTTTCGGTGCCGTTTCCGCCACAAATGGGAACAGGCAACTGGGCTAGTCAGCAGTTGCCCAGTCCGTTGCCGATCAAGTGGTTCTGGCGGGCGATGATCGCGAATATGGATGCGTGGGTTCGCGCGGGCACAGCTCCTCCACCGAGCCGGTATCCGAAGATCGCGGATGGAACGCTTGTTCCTGTCGATAAGCTGGCTTTTCCGGCTGTCGTCCCAGGTCTGAAACCGCCCGCCGATCATGCCGGAGGCTGGGATCTCGACTTCGGACCGGACTGGCACGACGGCATTCTGAGCAAGCAGCCGCCTATCGTCGGGTTTGCTTATCCGGCGCTTGTGCCGCAGGTGGATGCGGATGGAAATGACCTCGGAGGGATCCGGTTGCCGGAGATTGCTGTGCCGCTGGCCACGTACACCGGCTGGAATCTGCGCGCGGCGGCGATGGGCGCGCCGGATGAGCGCATTGCGTTCCTTGGCTCGTTTGTGCCGTTTCACCGCACGGCTGTCGAGGCGGCAGCGGCGCATGACCCACGGGTCGCCATTGCGGATCGCTATAAGGACTACGACGATTACCGGGCGCGTTTCCAGAAGGCGCTGGAGGAACTTGTTCACGAGCGTTACATTCTTGCCGAAGACGCACCGCAACTTGCGGGCCGATCTCAGGAAGAGTGGGATTGGATTACGCGATATTGGGAGAAGAACAAATAG
- a CDS encoding zf-HC2 domain-containing protein codes for MISIFPKIAAPSCSSVRARFAEYLDSRLTGREMQRMATHLESCANCATEFEAERRMLRVLSSLGPVSGAAKEPDDLLLRIRVAISQERAQRRRGRLAGWELAWRNTVGPFLLQLSAGFASAVLLLGTVGLVVGMFAHPEHAAAQDEPLGMATAPKFLYNSGVTPDEEQIGTVNGPVVVEAYVNGSGRVYDYRIVSGPTDQQTRAEVENLLLFSVFEPARFFGQPVRGLAVLSFSGVSVRG; via the coding sequence ATGATCTCCATCTTCCCCAAGATCGCAGCGCCCAGCTGCTCCTCAGTTCGCGCCCGGTTCGCGGAGTATCTTGACAGTCGCCTCACCGGTCGCGAAATGCAGCGCATGGCTACCCATCTTGAAAGCTGCGCCAACTGCGCCACCGAGTTTGAGGCAGAGCGCAGAATGCTGCGCGTCCTGTCCTCGCTTGGACCGGTCTCCGGCGCGGCAAAAGAACCAGATGATCTGTTGCTCCGAATTCGCGTAGCAATCTCGCAGGAGCGCGCGCAACGTCGTCGCGGGCGACTGGCCGGTTGGGAACTGGCATGGCGCAATACTGTAGGGCCGTTCCTGTTGCAGCTTTCCGCCGGTTTCGCCAGCGCCGTACTGCTGCTCGGGACGGTTGGGCTTGTTGTGGGCATGTTTGCTCATCCTGAACACGCCGCAGCGCAGGACGAGCCTCTTGGCATGGCGACCGCTCCGAAATTCCTGTACAACTCGGGAGTAACCCCGGATGAGGAGCAGATCGGAACGGTGAACGGCCCCGTGGTCGTCGAGGCCTATGTCAACGGTTCAGGCCGCGTCTACGACTACCGCATCGTGAGCGGCCCCACCGACCAGCAGACCCGCGCCGAAGTCGAAAATCTACTGCTTTTCAGCGTCTTCGAGCCTGCCCGCTTCTTCGGTCAGCCCGTTCGCGGACTCGCCGTGCTGTCATTCTCCGGCGTCTCAGTCCGCGGCTGA
- a CDS encoding RNA polymerase sigma factor: protein MQADITLGNIASALTIHTEEAALIAELKAGSEEAFSWLITRYHQPIYSLLARTVRDPSDAADLTQDVFVKVFRGIGSFHGESSLRTWIYRIALHEGLNQRRWWRRHKQQEVTIETETVDSENGEPARLKEMLVDPGESPYEMATHTEARERVEAALRQVPEPFRMTLILRDIEGFVYEEVAEMLGVNLGTVKSRLVRGRACLRQFLLADDAERTKNASATLANGPYQAQVSQGEEA from the coding sequence TTGCAGGCGGACATAACCTTGGGAAACATCGCCAGTGCACTCACAATTCACACGGAAGAAGCAGCCCTGATCGCCGAATTGAAGGCAGGATCAGAGGAAGCATTCTCGTGGCTCATCACTCGCTACCATCAACCCATCTACAGCCTCCTCGCGCGTACCGTTCGAGACCCCTCAGACGCCGCCGATCTTACCCAGGACGTTTTCGTCAAGGTTTTTCGCGGAATTGGGTCCTTCCATGGCGAGTCCTCCCTGCGTACCTGGATCTACCGCATCGCCCTGCATGAAGGATTGAACCAGCGGCGCTGGTGGCGGCGGCATAAGCAGCAGGAAGTTACGATCGAGACGGAAACCGTCGACAGCGAAAACGGCGAGCCGGCGCGGCTCAAAGAAATGCTCGTCGATCCAGGTGAGTCGCCATACGAGATGGCCACGCACACTGAGGCTCGCGAGCGCGTCGAAGCCGCCCTGCGGCAAGTCCCCGAGCCGTTCCGTATGACACTGATCCTGCGCGACATAGAGGGATTCGTCTACGAGGAAGTAGCGGAAATGCTCGGCGTAAACCTCGGCACAGTCAAATCCCGTCTGGTGCGAGGCAGAGCCTGTTTGCGGCAATTCCTCCTGGCCGACGATGCCGAGCGAACCAAAAATGCCAGCGCAACCCTCGCCAATGGTCCGTATCAGGCGCAGGTGTCCCAGGGTGAGGAGGCGTAA
- a CDS encoding MDR/zinc-dependent alcohol dehydrogenase-like family protein: protein MAERTVVVPAKCIPLPSGLDPAQAAAIVNPGMSAWLSLKLRAGVAAGETVLIMGATGVAGQLAIQSALPGCRKNHRRRPKPRSARIPRVDAVVVLSDPEEQVSESFAAQIRDRGIDVVIDYLWGARQNSC from the coding sequence ATGGCTGAGCGAACAGTCGTCGTGCCGGCAAAATGCATTCCGTTGCCCTCCGGTCTGGATCCGGCGCAGGCCGCCGCAATCGTCAATCCGGGCATGTCAGCGTGGCTTTCGCTCAAGCTCCGCGCCGGTGTTGCTGCAGGAGAAACAGTTCTGATCATGGGCGCAACAGGAGTCGCCGGCCAACTCGCCATCCAGTCCGCGCTACCTGGGTGCCGGAAAAATCATCGCCGCCGGCCGAAGCCGCGAAGCGCTCGAATCCCTCGTGTCGACGCAGTCGTCGTCCTCTCCGATCCGGAGGAGCAGGTCAGCGAATCCTTTGCCGCACAGATTCGCGACCGGGGAATCGACGTCGTGATCGATTATCTCTGGGGCGCCCGACAGAACTCCTGTTAG
- a CDS encoding tyrosine-type recombinase/integrase, translated as MNRPRYQHGFFSRHQRKKGPEVWVYRWRDIDAKGKPKMRALVIGSVKQYPTETAAWKAVSTLRLDVNHHTSRPEGLPETFEQLVEHYRLIELDLEKESERKVVQTKQTYAVYLKARIVPRWGHYRLREIKAVAVERWLGSIDDLANGTKAKIKGIMSEVFQHAIRYGWLNDGENPIFAVRQSTKRKRVTEPLEVTEFRALMLELPQKMRVIGIVAATTGLRISEVLGLKWMDIDWKTLQMDVSRSVVDGIVGKCKTETSRRPVPIDELTTAELLAWRKETCYAEPDDWVFASERVQGKMPPWADTLLDRFLQPAAKRAGITKWVGFHTFRHTYSTLLKANGEDVKVVQELMRHANISTTMNIYTKALTSAKREAQSRVVDVLLDRSRNVVESAAEDAA; from the coding sequence TTGAATCGACCACGGTATCAACACGGCTTTTTCAGCCGTCATCAGCGCAAGAAGGGGCCAGAAGTCTGGGTTTATCGATGGCGGGATATTGACGCCAAAGGCAAACCCAAAATGCGTGCTCTTGTAATTGGTTCAGTGAAGCAGTACCCAACGGAAACGGCGGCATGGAAAGCCGTTTCCACACTGCGCCTCGACGTTAACCATCACACCTCCCGTCCTGAAGGTTTGCCAGAAACATTTGAGCAATTGGTAGAACACTACCGGTTGATCGAGTTGGATCTGGAAAAAGAATCCGAGCGGAAGGTCGTACAGACAAAGCAGACCTACGCTGTTTATCTGAAGGCAAGAATCGTTCCGCGTTGGGGACATTACCGTCTTCGGGAGATCAAGGCAGTGGCAGTAGAGCGGTGGCTTGGCTCCATCGACGATTTAGCGAATGGAACCAAAGCGAAGATCAAGGGCATCATGAGCGAAGTCTTTCAACACGCAATCCGCTATGGCTGGCTCAACGATGGGGAGAACCCCATCTTTGCCGTCCGCCAGAGTACCAAGCGGAAGCGGGTTACGGAACCGCTGGAAGTGACCGAGTTCCGTGCGCTCATGCTGGAGTTGCCGCAGAAGATGCGCGTCATTGGCATCGTGGCGGCAACAACCGGGCTGCGCATCAGCGAAGTCCTGGGCCTCAAGTGGATGGACATCGACTGGAAAACATTGCAAATGGATGTTAGCCGGTCGGTCGTGGACGGCATTGTCGGGAAGTGCAAAACGGAGACCTCCCGCAGGCCGGTTCCCATCGATGAGCTCACCACTGCAGAGTTGCTGGCTTGGAGGAAGGAAACCTGCTACGCCGAGCCGGATGACTGGGTCTTCGCCAGCGAACGAGTTCAGGGCAAAATGCCGCCCTGGGCCGATACGCTTCTGGATCGCTTCCTGCAGCCAGCCGCAAAGCGGGCCGGAATCACAAAGTGGGTCGGTTTCCATACCTTCCGGCACACCTACTCAACGCTGCTCAAAGCTAACGGGGAAGATGTCAAAGTGGTGCAGGAGTTGATGCGCCACGCCAACATCTCCACGACGATGAACATTTACACGAAGGCCCTGACTTCAGCAAAGCGAGAAGCGCAGAGCCGGGTGGTCGATGTTCTTCTGGACCGTTCAAGAAATGTCGTAGAAAGTGCTGCGGAGGATGCAGCATGA
- a CDS encoding helix-turn-helix domain-containing protein, translating into MELLNTPTTHEPFVAPERAAAFLALSRKTVLKLARRGDLPAHPVGRGVRQMWRFRLSELSRWLECEAVKLDQPSGSE; encoded by the coding sequence ATGGAACTCCTGAATACGCCCACGACGCACGAGCCGTTTGTCGCTCCTGAACGTGCTGCGGCTTTCCTGGCCCTGTCACGGAAGACTGTGCTCAAACTGGCCCGGAGAGGCGACCTGCCGGCGCATCCCGTAGGTCGAGGAGTGCGCCAGATGTGGCGATTTCGCCTCTCGGAACTCTCTCGATGGTTGGAGTGTGAAGCGGTAAAATTGGACCAGCCATCGGGGTCGGAATGA
- a CDS encoding ATP-binding protein — MIQRAAKTRLLQLLGQFPAVALLGPRQVGKTTLALSLTSDADNSALYLDLELPSDRAKLADPELYLSDYEDRLVILDEIHRLPGIFQTLRSLIDRRKRKGKRTGQFLLLGSASIDLLQQSAETLAGRIAYMELTPFLESEVVGFSPNASQALWVRGGFPDSFLAETEVRSFEWRAAFIQTYLERDVPSLGPRVPAETLHRFWQMLAHNQGQMLNAAQLAAGLGISGQTVGRYLDIMVDLLLVRRLQPWASNVGKRLVRSPKVYVRDSGLLHTLLGIRDQETLLGHPVVGSSWEGMIIENILDTVPANTQAWFYRTSVGAEIDLVLETAPNERWAIEMKRSLSDPKPSKGFYIGCADIKANHQIVVYPGQESYKHDARTEIMPLDTLLKRLSQQETQ, encoded by the coding sequence ATGATTCAACGTGCAGCCAAAACCCGGCTCCTTCAGCTTCTAGGTCAGTTTCCCGCCGTTGCTTTGCTCGGGCCCAGGCAGGTTGGCAAAACAACGCTTGCACTCAGTCTCACCAGCGATGCTGACAATTCAGCGTTGTACCTCGACTTAGAGCTTCCTTCAGATCGTGCCAAGCTTGCGGACCCAGAACTCTACCTATCCGATTACGAAGATCGGCTCGTGATCCTGGACGAGATCCACCGTCTTCCAGGAATCTTTCAAACTCTGCGTAGCTTGATCGACCGGAGAAAGCGAAAAGGGAAACGCACCGGGCAATTCCTTTTGCTCGGTTCGGCCTCTATTGATCTCTTGCAGCAATCTGCAGAGACGCTTGCGGGCAGAATCGCCTATATGGAGCTAACCCCATTCCTGGAAAGCGAAGTAGTTGGTTTCTCGCCCAATGCCAGCCAGGCTCTTTGGGTGCGTGGCGGCTTCCCAGACAGCTTTCTCGCGGAAACCGAAGTTCGGAGCTTCGAATGGCGCGCGGCCTTCATCCAGACCTATCTGGAACGAGACGTTCCCTCGTTAGGTCCACGCGTTCCAGCCGAGACGCTTCACCGCTTTTGGCAGATGCTCGCACACAATCAGGGCCAGATGCTGAACGCGGCGCAGCTTGCGGCGGGCTTGGGAATCAGCGGCCAAACGGTAGGCAGATATCTCGACATCATGGTTGACCTCCTGCTTGTGCGTCGTCTGCAGCCATGGGCTTCCAATGTCGGCAAGCGTCTTGTCCGTTCCCCAAAGGTCTATGTGCGGGATAGCGGACTACTGCATACGCTGTTAGGGATTCGCGATCAGGAGACCTTATTGGGGCATCCCGTGGTCGGATCAAGCTGGGAGGGAATGATCATAGAGAACATCTTGGACACGGTACCGGCCAACACACAGGCATGGTTTTACCGCACCTCAGTCGGAGCCGAGATTGACCTAGTTCTGGAAACCGCTCCAAATGAGCGGTGGGCAATCGAGATGAAGCGTTCGCTTAGCGATCCGAAGCCTAGTAAAGGCTTTTATATTGGCTGCGCCGACATCAAAGCCAACCATCAGATCGTCGTTTATCCGGGGCAGGAGAGTTACAAGCACGACGCAAGGACTGAGATCATGCCTCTGGACACATTACTCAAAAGGTTATCGCAGCAAGAGACTCAATGA
- a CDS encoding HNH endonuclease, with amino-acid sequence MARVNWTRKELIVAFNLYCKIPFGKIHNKNPDVIELAGVLGRTPSSLSWKLANFASLDPSLKKRNISGATHGSGLEREIWEEFNENWERLAFESEALRLEMSGLSPLGEDEQLFPEGKTRDAIVRTRVNQGFFRAAVLAAHSAKCCITGIAVGELLCASHIVPWSQDIKNRTNPRNGLCLNAFHDRAFDRGLLTITPEYEVKLSTKMTGSKGPGLDSFIHKYDRAKIIVPSRFAPDPLFLQYHHDHIFKS; translated from the coding sequence ATGGCTAGAGTCAATTGGACAAGAAAGGAATTGATAGTCGCCTTCAACCTCTATTGCAAGATTCCTTTCGGCAAAATTCACAACAAAAATCCAGACGTGATAGAACTCGCCGGGGTTCTGGGCCGAACGCCTTCCTCTCTTTCATGGAAGTTGGCAAACTTTGCTAGTCTCGATCCGTCATTGAAAAAACGCAATATATCCGGCGCAACACATGGGAGCGGGCTAGAAAGAGAAATTTGGGAAGAATTCAATGAAAACTGGGAGCGATTGGCATTCGAAAGCGAAGCACTTCGACTCGAAATGTCTGGTCTCTCTCCGCTAGGCGAAGACGAACAGCTTTTCCCTGAGGGGAAAACTCGTGATGCTATTGTGCGGACGCGGGTGAACCAAGGATTTTTCCGTGCCGCGGTTCTGGCCGCGCATAGCGCGAAATGCTGTATTACGGGAATTGCGGTCGGTGAGTTGCTCTGCGCTAGCCACATCGTTCCGTGGAGCCAGGACATCAAAAATCGCACAAATCCTCGAAATGGCCTTTGCCTAAATGCCTTTCATGACCGCGCATTTGATCGGGGGTTATTGACCATAACCCCCGAGTACGAAGTCAAGCTTTCAACGAAGATGACAGGTTCGAAAGGACCTGGATTAGATTCGTTCATTCACAAATATGATCGGGCCAAGATAATCGTGCCTAGTCGCTTTGCCCCAGACCCATTGTTCTTGCAATATCACCACGACCATATTTTTAAGTCGTAG